A genomic segment from Actinomadura hallensis encodes:
- a CDS encoding barstar family protein — protein sequence MDANQALTALLEGRLAPGVYQWRTPPVPGAVGDTGWIEPAEDAGLRAYHLDGRRARDKDSFLRLCADVFEIPGRKPRDWDGLRAALTDLTWAPAKIGYLVRYDSWAELADADQQALRAVLDVFFKAVKAWRNTSTPMTVLLSSVGVELAGVPRC from the coding sequence GTGGACGCGAACCAAGCACTGACCGCACTACTGGAAGGGCGGCTGGCACCCGGCGTCTACCAGTGGCGGACGCCCCCGGTGCCGGGCGCCGTCGGCGACACCGGCTGGATCGAACCCGCCGAGGACGCCGGCCTGCGCGCCTACCACCTCGACGGCCGCCGGGCCCGCGACAAGGACTCGTTCCTGCGACTGTGCGCGGACGTCTTCGAGATACCCGGCAGAAAACCCCGGGACTGGGACGGCCTCCGCGCCGCCCTCACCGACCTGACCTGGGCGCCCGCGAAGATCGGCTACCTGGTCCGGTACGACTCGTGGGCCGAGCTCGCCGACGCCGACCAGCAGGCACTGCGCGCCGTCCTGGACGTCTTCTTCAAAGCCGTGAAGGCCTGGCGGAACACCTCCACCCCCATGACCGTCCTGCTGTCGAGCGTAGGCGTGGAACTGGCCGGCGTCCCGCGGTGTTGA
- a CDS encoding phosphotransferase family protein, translating into MSRTAALPDAWEPKVRAVLASVRPDLARRPLRPLGAGHESVALLLDAESDTYVLRFPRGETGAASIAREARLLPELAGTLGVPIPRFAFTAPNPLGPGSFCCYPIVPGESLDEEDWHARGLLDEPETARRVAELIEAIHAFPVERARELGVPEVDLRARHTRELPRVHAEVVPLLPPDEARRLVAAYERYLGDDGNFVAPPTLIHADLSLDHLLVDGTRITGLIDFGDVRIGDPDYDLCYLWPETNPAFVRRLQEHRGRRLDARLEGKLRFWELADPVSDVLYGIEHGMPDVRDEGVDLLTTLLAP; encoded by the coding sequence ATGTCCCGGACAGCCGCCCTTCCCGACGCTTGGGAACCGAAGGTGCGGGCCGTCCTCGCCAGCGTCCGCCCCGACCTGGCGCGTCGCCCGCTGCGCCCGCTCGGGGCGGGACACGAGAGCGTCGCGCTGCTCCTGGACGCGGAGAGCGACACGTACGTGCTCCGCTTCCCGCGCGGCGAGACCGGCGCGGCGAGCATCGCGCGCGAGGCGAGGCTGCTGCCGGAACTCGCCGGGACGCTCGGCGTCCCCATTCCCCGCTTCGCGTTCACCGCCCCGAACCCGCTCGGCCCCGGGTCGTTCTGCTGCTACCCCATCGTCCCGGGGGAGTCGCTGGACGAGGAGGACTGGCACGCCCGCGGCCTGCTGGACGAGCCGGAGACCGCCCGCCGCGTCGCCGAGCTGATCGAGGCGATCCACGCGTTCCCCGTCGAGCGGGCCCGCGAACTCGGCGTCCCGGAGGTGGACCTTCGCGCGCGACACACCCGCGAGCTGCCTCGCGTCCACGCCGAGGTCGTGCCGCTGCTGCCGCCGGACGAGGCGCGCCGCCTGGTCGCGGCCTACGAGCGGTACCTCGGCGACGACGGCAACTTCGTGGCCCCTCCCACGCTGATCCACGCGGACCTCAGCCTGGACCACCTCCTCGTCGACGGGACGCGGATCACCGGCCTGATCGACTTCGGGGACGTGCGGATCGGCGACCCCGACTACGACCTCTGCTACCTGTGGCCCGAGACGAACCCCGCGTTCGTCCGGCGGCTCCAGGAGCACCGGGGACGGCGGCTGGACGCGCGGCTGGAGGGCAAGCTGCGCTTCTGGGAGCTGGCCGACCCGGTGAGCGACGTCCTGTACGGGATCGAGCACGGCATGCCGGACGTCCGCGACGAGGGCGTGGACCTCCTCACGACCCTGCTGGCACCCTGA
- a CDS encoding MerR family transcriptional regulator encodes MDDVEGDTLYTIGELSNRTGLPVRTIRFYSDAGVVPATSRTSAGYRLYDVEAAERLDLVRTLRDLGVDLGTIRRLLERELDVAEVAAAHAEALDVQIRTLRLRRAVLRAVAERGSSPEEIELMHKLARLSDEERRRIITDFIDESFAGLAVDPAFESKMRSALPELPEDPEPEQVDAWVELAELVGDPGFRASVRRMAEFQAEEIARGGAPENPAHLGRLVTEKVSAAIADGIAPDSDAARPVVDEIAAAYADAHGAADGPEFRRDLRERTEIGTDPRAERYWQLIAVINGWETRPPATPAFEWLIEALRSHDTPA; translated from the coding sequence GTGGACGACGTGGAAGGCGACACCCTGTACACGATCGGGGAGCTGTCGAACCGCACCGGCCTTCCGGTGCGGACGATCCGGTTCTACTCCGACGCGGGCGTGGTGCCGGCGACCTCCCGCACGTCCGCCGGGTACCGGCTGTACGACGTGGAGGCCGCCGAGCGCCTCGACCTGGTGCGCACGCTGCGCGACCTCGGCGTCGACCTCGGCACGATCCGGCGGCTGCTGGAACGCGAGCTCGACGTCGCGGAGGTCGCGGCCGCGCACGCCGAGGCGCTGGACGTGCAGATCCGCACGCTCCGGCTGCGCCGTGCCGTGCTGCGGGCCGTCGCCGAACGAGGATCCAGCCCCGAGGAGATCGAACTCATGCACAAGCTCGCCCGGCTCTCCGACGAGGAGCGGCGGCGCATCATCACCGACTTCATCGACGAGTCGTTCGCGGGGCTCGCCGTGGACCCGGCCTTCGAGTCGAAGATGCGGTCCGCGCTGCCGGAGCTGCCGGAGGACCCCGAACCCGAGCAGGTCGACGCGTGGGTGGAGCTGGCCGAGCTGGTCGGCGACCCCGGGTTCCGCGCGTCGGTGCGGCGGATGGCCGAGTTCCAGGCGGAGGAGATCGCCAGGGGCGGTGCTCCCGAGAACCCGGCGCACCTCGGCCGGCTCGTGACGGAGAAGGTCTCGGCGGCCATCGCGGACGGGATCGCGCCGGACTCGGACGCCGCCCGCCCCGTCGTCGACGAGATCGCCGCCGCCTACGCGGACGCGCACGGCGCCGCGGACGGCCCCGAGTTCAGGCGCGACCTGCGGGAGCGGACCGAGATCGGCACCGACCCGCGGGCGGAGCGGTACTGGCAGCTGATCGCCGTCATCAACGGCTGGGAGACGCGGCCGCCGGCGACGCCGGCGTTCGAGTGGCTCATCGAGGCGCTGCGCAGCCACGATACCCCCGCGTAG
- a CDS encoding glycosyltransferase family 87 protein, with protein sequence MSSSERDTMSAEAGSDGADADVSPGRRHGALAPFAPVLTGLTALVCLAGWLQKQPCASAKFDFIETTKNACYTDVYPLYYVRGLSDGKVPYFDSFAGTDIQYVEYPVLSGAFMQLVAWLVRPFGEDARGMAFFNVTALLLAVFAVVAVLATAYAAGRRSLRTGLMVALSPALLLTAYINWDLLAVALSALALAAWSARRPALAGALLGLAIAAKFYPLLFLGPLVLLCVRAGRWRAAGRLLAGTAGAWLLVNLPVMIFAWEGWKEFYTFSQGRGVDWGSIFFFLQDHGLERVSSSTGLLNLLGTGTFLVLAAGIAVLAFTAPRRPRLPQLMFLVLVAFMLPNKVWSPQFVLWLLPLAVLARPKLPAFVAWQIGEIVYFFGIWWFLLSVSAQTAGADLSGTLSAVLSFDAPEGGISQDVYHIALLARFLTVLALAVLVVRDVLRPDRDMVRAGGADDPAGGVLDDADDVVSLRRWRDRRRADVPVPS encoded by the coding sequence ATGTCGTCTTCTGAGAGGGACACGATGTCCGCCGAAGCCGGAAGCGACGGGGCGGACGCGGACGTCTCCCCGGGACGCCGCCACGGTGCCCTGGCGCCGTTCGCGCCGGTGCTGACGGGCCTCACCGCGCTGGTGTGCCTGGCCGGGTGGCTGCAGAAGCAGCCGTGCGCGTCCGCGAAGTTCGACTTCATCGAGACGACGAAGAACGCCTGCTACACCGACGTCTATCCGCTGTACTACGTGCGGGGGCTGAGCGACGGGAAGGTCCCGTACTTCGACTCGTTCGCCGGCACCGACATCCAGTACGTGGAGTACCCGGTGCTGAGCGGCGCGTTCATGCAGCTGGTCGCGTGGCTGGTGCGGCCGTTCGGCGAGGACGCCCGCGGGATGGCGTTCTTCAACGTGACGGCGCTGCTGCTGGCGGTCTTCGCGGTCGTCGCCGTCCTCGCGACGGCGTACGCGGCGGGCCGCCGGTCGCTGCGCACCGGGCTGATGGTGGCGCTGTCCCCCGCGCTGCTGCTCACCGCGTACATCAACTGGGACCTGCTGGCGGTGGCGCTGTCCGCGCTGGCCCTCGCCGCCTGGTCGGCGCGCCGCCCGGCGCTGGCGGGAGCGCTGCTGGGGCTGGCGATCGCGGCGAAGTTCTATCCGCTGCTGTTCCTGGGCCCGCTGGTGCTGCTGTGCGTGCGCGCCGGGCGGTGGCGCGCGGCGGGACGGCTGCTGGCGGGCACCGCCGGCGCGTGGCTGCTGGTCAACCTCCCCGTGATGATCTTCGCGTGGGAGGGGTGGAAGGAGTTCTACACCTTCAGCCAGGGCCGCGGCGTCGACTGGGGGTCGATCTTCTTCTTCCTGCAGGACCACGGGCTGGAGCGGGTCTCGTCCAGCACCGGGCTGCTCAACCTCCTCGGGACGGGAACGTTCCTCGTCCTGGCCGCCGGCATCGCGGTCCTGGCGTTCACCGCGCCGCGCCGCCCGCGGCTGCCGCAGCTGATGTTCCTCGTCCTCGTGGCGTTCATGCTGCCGAACAAGGTGTGGTCGCCGCAGTTCGTGCTGTGGCTGCTGCCCCTGGCCGTCCTGGCCCGCCCGAAGCTTCCCGCGTTCGTGGCCTGGCAGATCGGCGAGATCGTCTACTTCTTCGGCATCTGGTGGTTCCTGCTGTCGGTGTCCGCCCAGACCGCCGGCGCGGACCTGTCCGGGACGCTGTCGGCGGTGCTGAGCTTCGACGCGCCGGAGGGCGGCATCAGCCAGGACGTGTACCACATCGCCCTGCTCGCCCGGTTCCTGACCGTGCTGGCGCTGGCGGTCCTGGTGGTGCGGGACGTCCTCCGGCCGGACCGCGACATGGTCCGGGCGGGCGGGGCCGACGATCCGGCCGGCGGAGTCCTCGACGACGCGGACGACGTGGTCTCGCTGCGACGCTGGCGCGACCGTCGCCGCGCCGACGTCCCGGTGCCGTCCTAG
- a CDS encoding transglycosylase domain-containing protein, whose translation MRSGPGGRPGRPGGPGVPGGAAGAGGRGPGGRGGPGGRGPGGPGGGRGGGSGSGGFWDDDGGKGRFRRSDDPDKAGWRRYIPSWKVIVAVVSVMILGLATLVVVAYANTPIPTEKQQDAIRQESVITYADGSPLARIGTHRENISLDKVPKHVQNAVLAAEDRGFWTEPGISPTGIAGAMYRALTGGEVAGASTITQQMARNYYAGLSQERTVSRKLKEILISIRLGKEMDKEKVFELYLNTVPFGRRSYGIQAASRAYFHKPVTEINVSEAAMLAAMIQRPGYFVTYGPASNPAKQALINRWNYVLDGMVEEGWLDEKQRAAAKFPQTQKNWSDVPDDPNAGYLEARVIEELKRLGINDQMLETGGLRIKTTFDKELQDYTNKAVAEIRRENGLGKDIQFGLAAIDPKTGGVVAAYGGPDFRKQQFDNSFHAMVQPGSSFKPIVLATALDQGISLQTTMDGSYKRTINGATFTNDNRAENGVYNLKQMTAMSINTAYVELGQKVQLSNVVEMAKKMGIPPDTKDLNPEYTSLPLGVIDTTPVAMASVYATFAAKGVHRDAHVIAEVTDNQGNPITNEKGEVLEKLPWQEPTRAFSEGVAADATSAMEAVVKPGGTGTRAALGNRPVAGKTGTTDEHKAAWFVGYTPELATASAMWRQDKNGNRKSLIGVGNYSGVYGGTVPADLFKKFMTKALEGKEVTPFPPPVNGGQIAPWAQARPTTPAPSSSPSPTDTPDCRPGQPNQPGCRTEEPTPPATPSVPPSQGQPCNRFGMPVGCNPALPPDGDRSWWCAQPQNRDHPACRGNDDPEDPDGGNRRND comes from the coding sequence ATGCGGTCGGGACCGGGCGGACGGCCCGGGCGTCCCGGCGGCCCGGGAGTGCCGGGCGGCGCCGCGGGCGCGGGCGGACGCGGTCCCGGCGGGCGCGGCGGACCCGGCGGACGCGGCCCGGGCGGCCCGGGCGGCGGCCGCGGCGGCGGCTCGGGGTCCGGCGGATTCTGGGACGACGACGGCGGCAAGGGCCGCTTCAGGCGGTCGGACGACCCCGACAAGGCCGGCTGGCGGCGGTACATCCCGTCCTGGAAGGTGATCGTCGCCGTCGTCTCCGTGATGATCCTCGGGCTGGCGACGCTCGTCGTCGTCGCGTACGCCAACACCCCGATCCCGACGGAGAAGCAGCAGGACGCCATCCGGCAGGAGTCGGTGATCACCTATGCGGACGGGTCGCCGCTCGCCCGCATCGGCACGCACCGCGAGAACATCTCGCTGGACAAGGTGCCCAAGCACGTGCAGAACGCCGTCCTCGCGGCGGAGGACCGGGGCTTCTGGACCGAGCCGGGCATCTCCCCGACCGGCATCGCGGGCGCGATGTACCGGGCGCTGACCGGCGGCGAGGTCGCGGGCGCCTCGACGATCACCCAGCAGATGGCGCGGAACTACTACGCGGGCCTCAGCCAGGAGCGGACCGTCAGCCGTAAGCTCAAGGAGATCCTGATCTCCATCCGTCTCGGCAAGGAGATGGACAAGGAGAAGGTCTTCGAGCTGTACCTGAACACCGTCCCGTTCGGGCGCCGCTCGTACGGCATCCAGGCCGCGTCGCGCGCCTACTTCCACAAGCCGGTCACCGAGATCAACGTGTCCGAGGCGGCGATGCTCGCCGCGATGATCCAGCGTCCCGGCTACTTCGTCACCTACGGCCCGGCGTCCAACCCGGCCAAGCAGGCGCTGATCAACCGATGGAACTACGTCCTCGACGGGATGGTCGAGGAGGGCTGGCTCGACGAGAAGCAGCGCGCGGCGGCGAAGTTCCCGCAGACGCAGAAGAACTGGAGCGACGTCCCGGACGACCCGAACGCCGGCTACCTGGAGGCGCGGGTCATCGAGGAGCTGAAGCGGCTCGGCATCAACGACCAGATGCTGGAGACCGGCGGCCTGCGGATCAAGACGACGTTCGACAAGGAGCTGCAGGACTACACGAACAAGGCCGTCGCCGAGATCCGCAGGGAGAACGGGCTCGGCAAGGACATCCAGTTCGGGCTCGCGGCGATCGACCCGAAGACGGGCGGGGTCGTGGCCGCCTACGGCGGGCCCGACTTCCGCAAGCAGCAGTTCGACAACTCGTTCCACGCCATGGTGCAGCCGGGGTCGTCGTTCAAGCCGATCGTCCTGGCGACGGCGCTCGACCAGGGCATCAGCCTGCAGACGACGATGGACGGCAGCTACAAGCGGACGATCAACGGTGCGACGTTCACCAACGACAACCGCGCGGAGAACGGGGTCTACAACCTCAAGCAGATGACGGCGATGTCCATCAACACGGCGTACGTCGAGCTGGGGCAGAAGGTCCAGCTGTCCAACGTCGTCGAGATGGCGAAGAAGATGGGCATCCCGCCGGACACCAAGGACCTCAACCCGGAGTACACCTCGCTGCCGCTCGGCGTCATCGACACCACCCCGGTCGCGATGGCGTCGGTCTACGCGACGTTCGCCGCGAAGGGCGTGCACCGCGACGCCCACGTGATCGCCGAGGTGACCGACAACCAGGGCAACCCGATCACGAACGAGAAGGGCGAGGTCCTGGAGAAGCTGCCCTGGCAGGAGCCGACCCGGGCGTTCTCCGAGGGCGTCGCGGCGGACGCCACGTCGGCGATGGAGGCGGTCGTCAAGCCCGGCGGAACCGGTACCCGCGCGGCCCTCGGCAACCGCCCGGTCGCCGGCAAGACCGGTACCACGGACGAGCACAAGGCGGCCTGGTTCGTCGGGTACACGCCCGAGCTGGCGACGGCGTCGGCGATGTGGCGCCAGGACAAGAACGGCAACCGCAAGTCGCTGATCGGCGTCGGCAACTACAGCGGGGTCTACGGTGGTACGGTCCCCGCCGACCTGTTCAAGAAGTTCATGACGAAGGCCCTCGAGGGCAAGGAGGTCACGCCGTTCCCGCCGCCGGTGAACGGCGGCCAGATCGCCCCGTGGGCGCAGGCGCGTCCGACGACGCCCGCGCCGTCGTCGTCGCCGAGCCCGACCGACACGCCGGACTGCCGGCCGGGGCAGCCGAACCAGCCGGGCTGCCGGACGGAGGAGCCGACCCCGCCGGCCACCCCGTCGGTTCCGCCCAGCCAGGGGCAGCCGTGCAACCGGTTCGGGATGCCGGTCGGCTGCAACCCGGCCCTGCCGCCCGACGGGGACAGGTCCTGGTGGTGCGCGCAGCCCCAGAACCGCGACCATCCCGCGTGCCGCGGCAACGACGACCCGGAGGATCCCGACGGCGGCAACCGCCGCAACGACTAG
- a CDS encoding transglycosylase domain-containing protein, whose protein sequence is MPTGAPGAAAAAGAAGAAGAAGFGAAGGKAGLKDKLGELGKAGKELGEKVTAKFQSKGVRAANRSGGPVGPGGPGGPGGPGGPGGPGGPGGPGGPGGPPPKKPGFIGHLRSRDTGWRRFIPSWKVVAGVSGLGVASLATLIWVAYANTPTPAEPTVAGVEDQASIFYYTDGTEIGRIGKKRESVELDKIPPHVRDAVLAAENRSFYSDPGFSIKGTARAVWDNLTGGSGGGSTITQQLAKNYYSDPNNRTMSRKFKELFISLKLEDKHTKDEILKLYLNTIYFGRNTYGIQAASREYFGKDVWKLNPDEAAVLGGIIQNPNRDPETKTHRAWATERYAYTLKGMVSMGKLSESDANKYIQQGLPKMRSVNAGNQLYDGQRGYMLMRAQEELRRMGIDEKELTTQGLRVYTTFNRKRMAMAKKAAEKTVAQVNPKKLAEKKIRVGLVSVNTANGEVIAFYGGPGYLDQEFNNVWQGSAQGGSAMKPYVLATALKQNYSLKSLLEGRSKTPIGPDGNVVSKDDPNAVIVPNSHDVGTPVDMVTATKDSVNTAFIQLMAKVGIEEVVKTETDAGIAEFLLEPHKCCLNLALGVNNIRPIEQAAGYATFANGGTYFQPHVIRQVRESDNKTIRLKPKYERRRVFDPKVAADATYAMQQVVKGGTATAAALPDRPAAGKTGTTDRNVATWFVGYTPQVSTAVTIYNDATGPDGQKKSVILPGIGTVEGGTIPARIWRAYMVEAMRGMEVQQFPPPAWGGIVQKWAKPPPKKKRDRRPPWCDRPFGRLDPRCQEDGGPGDGGDRGDLPPCQSPFQRDGCDPNKPPSNPPPDWWCQLHRGDHPACRGRRGGRSVQPSSGEPNATVIAPLLPLARPPE, encoded by the coding sequence GTGCCCACCGGAGCCCCCGGTGCGGCGGCCGCCGCCGGGGCCGCGGGCGCGGCCGGCGCCGCCGGTTTCGGCGCCGCGGGAGGCAAGGCCGGACTGAAGGACAAGCTCGGCGAGCTCGGCAAGGCCGGCAAGGAGCTCGGGGAGAAGGTCACCGCCAAGTTCCAGAGCAAGGGCGTCCGGGCGGCGAACCGGTCCGGCGGCCCCGTGGGTCCCGGCGGGCCCGGTGGGCCCGGTGGGCCCGGTGGGCCCGGTGGGCCCGGTGGGCCCGGTGGTCCGGGCGGTCCCGGTGGGCCCCCTCCCAAGAAGCCGGGGTTCATCGGTCACCTGCGGTCCCGGGACACGGGATGGCGGCGGTTCATCCCGTCCTGGAAGGTCGTGGCCGGTGTCTCCGGCCTGGGCGTCGCGTCGCTCGCGACGCTGATCTGGGTCGCGTACGCGAACACCCCGACGCCGGCGGAGCCGACCGTGGCGGGCGTCGAGGACCAAGCGTCGATCTTCTACTACACCGACGGCACCGAGATCGGCCGGATCGGCAAGAAGCGGGAGAGCGTCGAGCTGGACAAGATCCCGCCGCACGTCCGCGACGCGGTGCTGGCGGCGGAGAACCGCAGCTTCTACAGCGACCCCGGCTTCTCGATCAAGGGCACGGCCCGCGCGGTCTGGGACAACCTGACCGGCGGGTCGGGCGGCGGGTCCACGATCACGCAGCAGCTGGCGAAGAACTACTACTCCGACCCGAACAACCGGACGATGAGCCGGAAGTTCAAGGAGCTGTTCATCTCGCTGAAGCTGGAGGACAAGCACACCAAGGACGAGATCCTCAAGCTCTACCTGAACACCATCTACTTCGGCCGCAACACCTACGGCATCCAGGCCGCGTCCCGCGAGTACTTCGGCAAGGACGTGTGGAAGCTCAACCCGGACGAGGCGGCCGTCCTCGGCGGCATCATCCAGAACCCGAACCGGGACCCGGAGACCAAGACGCACCGGGCGTGGGCGACCGAGCGCTACGCGTACACGCTCAAGGGCATGGTCTCGATGGGCAAGCTTAGCGAGAGCGATGCGAACAAGTACATCCAGCAGGGCCTGCCCAAGATGCGGAGCGTGAACGCCGGCAACCAGCTGTACGACGGGCAGCGCGGCTACATGCTGATGCGCGCCCAAGAAGAGCTCCGCCGCATGGGGATCGACGAGAAGGAGCTGACGACCCAGGGCCTGCGCGTCTACACCACCTTCAACCGCAAGCGCATGGCGATGGCCAAGAAGGCGGCCGAGAAGACCGTCGCGCAGGTGAACCCGAAGAAGCTCGCGGAGAAGAAGATCCGCGTCGGGCTGGTGTCGGTGAACACCGCGAACGGCGAGGTCATCGCGTTCTACGGCGGTCCGGGCTACCTGGACCAGGAGTTCAACAACGTGTGGCAGGGCTCGGCGCAGGGCGGCTCCGCGATGAAGCCGTACGTGCTGGCGACGGCCCTGAAGCAGAACTACAGCCTGAAGAGCCTCCTCGAGGGACGGTCGAAGACGCCGATCGGCCCGGACGGCAACGTGGTGTCGAAGGACGACCCCAACGCGGTGATCGTCCCGAACAGCCACGACGTCGGCACCCCGGTCGACATGGTCACCGCGACGAAGGACTCGGTGAACACCGCGTTCATCCAGCTGATGGCCAAGGTCGGCATCGAGGAGGTCGTCAAGACCGAGACCGACGCCGGGATCGCGGAGTTCCTGCTCGAACCGCACAAGTGCTGCCTGAACCTGGCGCTCGGGGTCAACAACATCCGCCCGATCGAGCAGGCGGCGGGCTACGCGACGTTCGCCAACGGCGGCACGTACTTCCAGCCGCACGTGATCCGGCAGGTCAGGGAGTCCGACAACAAGACGATCCGGCTGAAGCCGAAGTACGAGCGGCGCCGCGTCTTCGACCCGAAGGTCGCCGCGGACGCCACGTACGCGATGCAGCAGGTCGTCAAGGGCGGCACCGCGACGGCGGCGGCGCTGCCGGACCGTCCGGCGGCCGGCAAGACCGGCACCACCGACCGGAACGTCGCGACCTGGTTCGTCGGGTACACCCCGCAGGTCTCGACCGCGGTGACGATCTACAACGACGCCACGGGGCCCGACGGGCAGAAGAAGTCGGTCATCCTGCCCGGGATCGGCACGGTGGAGGGCGGTACCATCCCCGCCCGCATCTGGCGGGCCTACATGGTGGAAGCGATGCGGGGGATGGAGGTGCAGCAGTTCCCGCCGCCGGCCTGGGGCGGGATCGTGCAGAAGTGGGCGAAGCCGCCGCCGAAGAAGAAGCGCGACAGGCGTCCGCCGTGGTGCGACCGGCCGTTCGGCCGGCTCGACCCGCGCTGCCAGGAGGACGGCGGCCCCGGTGACGGCGGAGACCGCGGCGACCTGCCGCCGTGCCAGTCGCCGTTCCAGCGCGACGGCTGCGACCCGAACAAGCCGCCGTCCAACCCGCCGCCGGACTGGTGGTGCCAGCTGCACCGGGGCGATCACCCCGCGTGCCGCGGGAGGCGGGGAGGACGCAGCGTCCAGCCCAGTTCGGGGGAGCCGAACGCGACGGTGATCGCCCCGCTGCTGCCGTTGGCGAGGCCACCCGAATGA
- a CDS encoding DUF5318 family protein, with product MDREYGEFRVYVVEVCQSCAWNHLAMSYVLGRGEQAPHGRQQRRIRRPRRSARASNCQDVSSPCTRSPRSPARTVLFGRRTSRSNAGEESPALGNNQLSPVDEVA from the coding sequence ATGGACCGCGAATACGGAGAATTCAGGGTCTATGTGGTGGAAGTGTGTCAAAGTTGCGCATGGAACCACCTGGCGATGTCGTACGTCCTCGGCCGCGGGGAGCAGGCCCCGCACGGTAGACAGCAGAGGAGGATCCGCAGGCCGCGGCGTTCGGCGAGGGCGTCGAACTGCCAGGACGTATCATCGCCGTGCACACGCTCCCCCCGCTCACCAGCCCGCACAGTACTCTTCGGACGGCGCACGAGTCGTTCCAACGCCGGGGAGGAATCCCCGGCCCTCGGCAACAACCAGCTGTCCCCTGTTGATGAGGTCGCGTGA
- a CDS encoding DUF5318 family protein, which yields MYRLDTSKRYVGRAPMASGDSAAVVRRRLPRRHAGAGPAMRPRPVVGYGPAKRTTLAELRSGSPTRDDACDAHPCPLRAAGCHGEPAGGPGPVRRREPLAHVTYVHGDAPGSRRRTRQVGGRAGRDGPRIRRIQGLCGGSVSKLRMEPPGDVVRPRPRGAGPAR from the coding sequence ATGTATCGGCTCGATACATCGAAACGATACGTAGGCCGGGCCCCCATGGCAAGTGGGGATTCGGCGGCCGTCGTCCGCCGCCGCTTACCCCGCCGGCATGCGGGCGCGGGGCCGGCCATGAGGCCGAGGCCGGTGGTCGGCTACGGCCCGGCGAAGCGGACGACCCTCGCGGAGTTGAGATCCGGCTCGCCGACCAGGGACGACGCCTGCGACGCCCACCCCTGTCCCCTCCGCGCGGCCGGGTGCCACGGCGAGCCCGCCGGCGGGCCCGGCCCCGTTCGCCGGCGTGAACCGCTCGCCCACGTCACCTACGTACATGGAGATGCGCCGGGTTCGCGGCGCCGGACGCGCCAGGTCGGCGGCCGAGCCGGCCGAGATGGACCGCGAATACGGAGAATTCAGGGTCTATGTGGTGGAAGTGTGTCAAAGTTGCGCATGGAACCACCTGGCGATGTCGTACGTCCTCGGCCGCGGGGAGCAGGCCCCGCACGGTAG
- a CDS encoding PadR family transcriptional regulator: MAARKGAGVLELAVLGLLHESPMHGYELRKRLNALLGMFRAFSYGSLYPCLKQLSANGLITEDRSEEANTPLALQSRRSKIVYKLTADGKERLQELLTEAGPAAWEDEGFGVHFAFFSHTRADVRLRILEGRRSRLEERLERFREALARTRERVDSYTLELQNHGLESVEREVRWLNELIGRERAEQQQAEQDQQDKQAPSSETTTTQDMPRENDR, from the coding sequence ATGGCGGCCAGGAAGGGCGCGGGCGTGCTCGAGCTCGCCGTGCTCGGGCTGCTGCACGAGTCTCCGATGCACGGCTACGAGCTGCGCAAGCGGCTCAACGCACTGCTCGGCATGTTCCGGGCGTTCTCCTACGGCTCCCTCTATCCGTGCCTCAAGCAGCTCTCGGCCAACGGGCTGATCACCGAGGACCGGTCCGAGGAGGCGAACACGCCGCTGGCGCTCCAGAGCCGCCGATCGAAGATCGTCTACAAGCTCACCGCCGATGGCAAGGAGCGTCTTCAGGAACTGCTGACCGAGGCCGGTCCGGCGGCATGGGAGGACGAGGGGTTCGGCGTCCACTTCGCCTTCTTCTCGCACACCCGCGCCGACGTCCGGCTGCGGATCCTCGAGGGCCGGCGCAGCCGGCTGGAGGAGCGCCTGGAGCGCTTCCGCGAGGCCCTCGCGCGGACCCGCGAGAGGGTCGACTCCTACACCCTGGAGCTGCAGAACCACGGGTTGGAGTCCGTCGAGCGCGAGGTCAGGTGGCTCAACGAGCTCATCGGGCGCGAGCGGGCCGAGCAGCAGCAGGCCGAGCAGGACCAGCAGGACAAGCAAGCCCCCTCTTCAGAAACCACCACCACACAGGACATGCCTCGGGAGAACGACCGCTGA